One region of Arthrobacter sp. StoSoilB22 genomic DNA includes:
- the thiD gene encoding bifunctional hydroxymethylpyrimidine kinase/phosphomethylpyrimidine kinase — protein sequence MTASLHSSVYPLHSVYPLDAHTSARQVPRVLTIAGSDPSGGAGIQADLKSIAALGGYGMAAITALTAQNTVGVSAVHVPPAHFLRQQLEAISGDIIVDAVKIGMLGDAAVIAQVRDWLEEVRPAVVVLDPVMVATSGDRLLRESAENALRSLLPLAHLITPNVPELAMLLGEPEAADWASALEQGKRLAAEYGNTVLVKGGHLPGPECPDALVNTTGLLSRDVVEVSGPRVATRNSHGTGCSLSSALATVQARTGNWETSLREVKPWLLGALTASAELQVGRGNGPVHHFHHLQRASAPGAFAAALWEAAVPELESIHGLPFIQQLQSGELLERDFTYYLAQDAIYLNGYSRVLARAGALAPTEEEQLFWARSSQQCLEVESELHRTWLSSREAPTALGPVTKSYVDHLLATSASGSYAVVLAAILPCFWLYAEVGRQLHANYLNAGAAADHAYADWLTTYADEDFAAATRKAISLTDAAAVAASDTERAAMMEAFTQSCRYETAFFDAPRLFA from the coding sequence ATGACTGCATCACTACATTCATCTGTGTACCCGCTCCACTCGGTATACCCGCTGGACGCTCACACGTCAGCCCGCCAGGTCCCGCGCGTTCTCACTATTGCCGGTTCGGACCCTTCCGGCGGTGCCGGTATTCAGGCGGACCTGAAGAGCATTGCAGCGTTGGGTGGGTACGGCATGGCTGCCATTACGGCTCTCACCGCGCAAAACACAGTGGGGGTGAGCGCAGTCCACGTCCCTCCGGCGCATTTCCTGCGTCAGCAACTGGAAGCAATTAGCGGCGACATCATCGTTGATGCCGTCAAGATCGGAATGCTCGGCGATGCTGCCGTCATTGCCCAGGTCCGGGACTGGCTCGAAGAGGTGCGCCCCGCCGTCGTGGTTCTTGATCCGGTGATGGTGGCCACCAGTGGCGACCGGCTGCTGCGGGAGTCCGCGGAGAATGCCCTGCGTTCACTGCTACCCCTGGCCCACCTCATTACTCCCAATGTTCCTGAGCTTGCCATGCTGCTGGGGGAGCCTGAGGCAGCAGACTGGGCTTCGGCACTGGAGCAAGGCAAGCGGCTTGCTGCGGAGTACGGAAACACAGTTCTGGTCAAGGGTGGCCACTTGCCGGGCCCGGAATGCCCGGATGCCTTGGTGAACACCACAGGGCTTTTGTCACGGGATGTTGTGGAGGTATCAGGTCCCCGCGTGGCGACGCGCAACAGCCACGGAACCGGTTGCTCTCTTTCGTCCGCCCTGGCCACCGTCCAGGCCCGCACGGGCAACTGGGAAACATCACTGCGGGAAGTAAAGCCCTGGCTACTCGGAGCTTTGACAGCCTCGGCGGAACTCCAGGTAGGCCGGGGGAACGGTCCGGTGCATCACTTCCATCACCTCCAGCGAGCGTCAGCCCCGGGCGCCTTCGCTGCGGCTTTGTGGGAGGCGGCCGTTCCGGAACTCGAATCCATTCATGGACTTCCCTTTATTCAGCAACTCCAATCCGGCGAACTCCTTGAACGTGATTTCACTTACTACCTCGCCCAGGATGCGATCTACCTCAACGGGTACTCCCGGGTCTTGGCACGTGCCGGCGCCCTGGCCCCCACGGAAGAAGAGCAACTGTTCTGGGCCAGGTCATCGCAGCAATGCCTGGAGGTAGAGTCGGAGTTGCACAGGACGTGGCTAAGCAGCCGTGAAGCGCCGACCGCACTGGGGCCGGTCACCAAGTCCTACGTGGACCATTTGCTGGCAACGTCCGCTTCCGGCAGTTACGCCGTGGTTCTCGCCGCAATACTTCCTTGCTTCTGGTTGTACGCGGAGGTGGGGCGGCAGCTCCATGCCAATTACCTGAATGCGGGCGCCGCGGCGGACCATGCGTATGCCGACTGGCTGACGACCTACGCTGACGAGGACTTCGCCGCGGCAACGCGGAAAGCGATCAGCCTCACGGATGCTGCGGCGGTCGCGGCTTCTGATACGGAGAGGGCCGCGATGATGGAGGCCTTCACCCAGTCCTGCCGTTACGAGACCGCATTCTTCGATGCTCCCAGGCTGTTTGCCTGA
- a CDS encoding Rne/Rng family ribonuclease, whose amino-acid sequence MDNDQVVAVNDEAAPAETAEAPKKATRTRRKAAPKVAADVEAPAADTPAPEATPEATKAPVRRTRSRKKAEPAEPLPGLGDDATAAPEAAAEAAPEAMAEPAPEKPVRRRRTAKPKAEVAEAPAAAEAVADSTTPEKASQPEAPAAEAAADEAEAQAATEEPAEEAAAAASTSLFMEPVSITSMIFQAPDLTTVPRVAPVEEKAEEPEEEAEVPADGELEDAGSRRRRRSRGRRGRRGTERDENEAEDGTETDDEEAPAPEALEEGVTSRRRRRRRRGDQDLELTGGADDDPPNTVTRVRAPRPITETAPSNRVTGVKGSTRLEAKKQRRRESRETGRRRQVITEAEFLARRESVDRQMIVRQRDDRIQIGVLEDGVLAEHFVSKTQQDSLIGNVYLGKVQNVLPSMEAAFVDIGRGRNAVLYAGEVNWDAVNLEGQPRRIENALKSGDSVLVQVTKDPVGHKGARLTSQISLPGRYLVYVPGGSMTGISRKLPDVERNRLKRILKDRLPENAGVIVRTAAEGASEEELTHDINRLRAQWEGIEGQASSTKVLAPELLYGEPDLTIKVVRDVFNEDFSKLIVSGDDAWDTIEAYVTYVAPDLVGRLEKWTKDQDIFAAWRIDEQIHKALERKVFLPSGGSLVIDRTEAMTVVDVNTGKFTGSGGNLEETVTKNNLEAAEEVVRQLRLRDIGGIIVIDFIDMVLESNRDLVLRRMVECLGRDRTKHQVAEVTSLGLVQMTRKRMGTGLLEVFGEQCEHCAGRGVVTHDEPVEHRRANVVAAEQHRPHSEVQQPAARTERKRRRGKGGGQAVAETPAQVHTTTTTPVAPATPTEPQDPARQAKAEATRAALATIAAAAHAAHLHDDEVHRAEEQARAAGQHQGTADAGSGTSAGNEAGASAHEAANRDAAAQEARSTPVLRFGGEEVALPFVEHHEEPQANKPAMSLDLLAEAFSHLGAAPASEEQPAPLAVQEPAVARKADAPARVEEDPEASASPQGRRGRRNRSASRAQGAANETSVEHHVVTASAPQGSSHEAKAPVEPVKKAPASEPIILGVGVPASEL is encoded by the coding sequence ATGGATAATGACCAGGTTGTAGCCGTTAATGACGAGGCAGCTCCCGCGGAAACTGCGGAAGCGCCCAAGAAAGCCACCAGGACCCGGCGCAAGGCAGCGCCGAAGGTTGCTGCTGACGTAGAGGCGCCTGCGGCTGACACGCCGGCGCCGGAAGCGACCCCGGAGGCCACCAAAGCGCCGGTGCGCCGCACCCGCTCCCGCAAGAAGGCAGAGCCTGCCGAGCCTTTGCCCGGTTTGGGGGATGACGCCACTGCCGCGCCCGAAGCCGCCGCAGAAGCCGCGCCCGAAGCGATGGCCGAACCTGCCCCCGAAAAGCCGGTCCGCCGCCGTCGTACCGCCAAGCCCAAAGCTGAGGTAGCCGAGGCACCCGCAGCTGCGGAAGCCGTGGCGGACAGCACGACGCCGGAAAAGGCCTCCCAGCCCGAGGCACCTGCCGCTGAAGCAGCTGCAGACGAGGCTGAAGCCCAAGCCGCCACCGAGGAACCCGCCGAGGAAGCCGCTGCTGCCGCCTCCACATCATTGTTCATGGAGCCGGTTTCCATCACGTCCATGATCTTCCAGGCCCCGGACCTCACCACCGTTCCCCGCGTTGCCCCGGTTGAAGAAAAAGCCGAGGAGCCCGAAGAAGAAGCCGAAGTCCCTGCCGACGGCGAGCTGGAAGACGCTGGTAGCCGTCGTCGTCGCAGAAGCCGTGGCCGCCGTGGTCGCCGCGGAACCGAACGCGATGAGAACGAGGCCGAGGACGGCACCGAGACTGACGATGAAGAAGCGCCGGCACCTGAAGCCCTTGAGGAAGGCGTGACGTCTCGTCGTCGTCGCCGTCGTCGTCGTGGAGACCAGGATCTTGAACTGACGGGCGGCGCTGATGATGATCCGCCCAACACGGTCACCCGCGTCCGTGCCCCCCGCCCCATCACCGAGACAGCTCCGTCAAACCGCGTGACCGGTGTCAAGGGCTCCACCCGGTTGGAGGCCAAGAAGCAGCGGCGCCGTGAGTCCCGGGAGACCGGACGCCGCCGCCAGGTCATCACCGAGGCCGAGTTCCTTGCCCGCCGCGAATCGGTGGACCGTCAAATGATCGTTCGCCAGCGCGACGACAGAATCCAGATCGGTGTCCTGGAAGACGGTGTGCTCGCCGAGCACTTCGTGTCCAAGACCCAGCAGGACTCCCTGATCGGCAACGTGTACTTGGGCAAGGTCCAGAACGTGCTGCCGTCCATGGAAGCTGCTTTCGTGGACATCGGACGCGGCCGCAACGCCGTCCTGTACGCCGGTGAAGTCAACTGGGACGCGGTCAACCTCGAAGGCCAGCCGCGCCGGATCGAGAACGCCCTGAAGTCCGGAGACTCCGTCCTGGTTCAGGTCACCAAAGACCCCGTGGGTCACAAGGGTGCCCGCCTCACCAGCCAGATCTCCTTGCCCGGCCGCTACCTTGTGTACGTGCCCGGTGGTTCTATGACCGGCATCTCCCGCAAGCTGCCCGACGTCGAACGCAACCGACTCAAGCGCATCCTGAAGGACCGCCTGCCGGAAAACGCAGGTGTCATTGTCCGCACAGCCGCTGAGGGTGCGTCGGAAGAAGAGCTGACGCACGACATCAACCGTCTGCGTGCCCAGTGGGAAGGCATCGAAGGTCAGGCCTCCTCCACCAAGGTCCTTGCCCCTGAACTGCTGTACGGCGAACCGGACCTCACTATCAAGGTGGTCCGTGATGTCTTCAATGAGGACTTCTCCAAGCTGATCGTCTCCGGTGACGACGCCTGGGACACCATCGAGGCATACGTAACCTACGTTGCCCCTGATCTGGTGGGCCGCCTCGAAAAGTGGACCAAGGATCAGGACATCTTCGCTGCATGGCGCATCGACGAGCAGATCCATAAAGCCCTGGAACGTAAGGTCTTCCTCCCGTCCGGTGGTTCGTTGGTCATCGACCGTACCGAGGCCATGACTGTGGTGGACGTCAACACCGGCAAATTCACCGGCAGCGGTGGAAACCTTGAAGAAACGGTCACCAAAAACAACCTTGAAGCGGCCGAGGAAGTGGTGCGCCAGCTCCGTCTGCGCGACATCGGCGGCATCATCGTCATCGACTTCATCGACATGGTCCTCGAATCCAACCGCGACCTCGTCCTGCGACGCATGGTGGAGTGCCTGGGCCGGGACCGCACCAAGCACCAAGTGGCCGAGGTGACGTCCCTGGGCTTGGTCCAGATGACACGTAAGCGCATGGGCACCGGCCTTCTTGAGGTATTCGGTGAGCAGTGCGAGCATTGCGCCGGACGTGGCGTCGTCACTCATGACGAGCCCGTTGAACACCGGCGCGCCAACGTGGTGGCAGCCGAGCAACACCGCCCGCACTCCGAGGTACAGCAGCCAGCTGCACGGACGGAACGCAAACGCCGCCGCGGGAAGGGTGGGGGACAGGCCGTAGCCGAAACCCCTGCACAGGTCCATACGACCACGACTACCCCGGTTGCCCCCGCGACCCCGACTGAACCGCAGGATCCTGCCCGGCAGGCCAAGGCGGAGGCCACCAGGGCTGCCCTGGCAACCATTGCCGCTGCGGCGCACGCCGCGCACCTGCACGACGACGAAGTTCACCGTGCAGAAGAGCAGGCACGGGCGGCCGGCCAACACCAAGGGACGGCCGACGCCGGATCCGGAACCTCAGCCGGCAACGAAGCGGGGGCATCAGCACATGAAGCCGCCAACCGCGATGCAGCCGCCCAGGAAGCCAGGTCCACTCCGGTCCTGCGCTTCGGCGGAGAAGAAGTTGCGTTGCCGTTCGTGGAGCATCACGAGGAACCGCAGGCAAACAAGCCTGCCATGAGCCTGGACCTCCTGGCGGAAGCGTTCTCCCACCTTGGCGCCGCTCCGGCATCTGAGGAACAACCCGCTCCGCTGGCCGTACAGGAGCCTGCTGTGGCCCGGAAGGCTGACGCACCGGCGCGGGTTGAGGAAGATCCTGAGGCTTCGGCATCTCCGCAGGGTCGTCGTGGTCGTCGCAACCGCAGTGCCAGCCGGGCTCAGGGTGCGGCCAATGAAACCAGCGTCGAGCACCATGTGGTGACGGCCTCGGCCCCCCAGGGCTCGTCCCATGAGGCCAAGGCGCCCGTGGAGCCAGTCAAGAAGGCGCCGGCCTCCGAGCCCATCATTCTTGGGGTAGGGGTTCCAGCCTCGGAGCTTTAG
- a CDS encoding vitamin K epoxide reductase family protein has translation MPSTARENLANQATVHVEDMSTPQDSLPATVRDRPFAWLLLITGVIGWLASGALVLEKLEVLKDPNHVTVCDVNPFISCGAVMQTPQSSVFGFPNMFIGIVAFAVIITTAMGILAGAKYSRGYWLGLQAGVTLGFAFVVWLWSQALYAIHVLCPFCMVVWAAMIPLFVWVTIRNVTSGVIKAPPAVVKLLSGSGWIIVALLYVAVIATIFFSFMHLFVPSTA, from the coding sequence ATGCCAAGCACCGCCAGGGAAAACCTGGCCAATCAAGCCACAGTCCATGTGGAGGACATGTCCACCCCTCAGGACTCCCTTCCCGCGACGGTCCGGGACAGGCCCTTTGCCTGGCTGTTGCTGATCACCGGTGTTATTGGATGGTTGGCGTCCGGAGCCCTGGTACTGGAGAAACTTGAGGTGCTCAAGGATCCCAACCATGTAACCGTGTGCGATGTAAATCCCTTTATCTCCTGCGGTGCCGTGATGCAGACACCGCAGAGCTCTGTGTTCGGTTTCCCTAACATGTTCATCGGCATCGTCGCCTTTGCTGTGATCATCACTACGGCCATGGGCATCCTCGCCGGAGCTAAGTATTCACGGGGTTACTGGCTGGGTCTCCAAGCCGGCGTGACCCTCGGGTTCGCCTTTGTTGTGTGGCTGTGGTCGCAGGCCCTCTACGCAATCCATGTTCTGTGCCCGTTCTGCATGGTGGTGTGGGCCGCCATGATCCCGCTTTTCGTCTGGGTGACCATCCGCAACGTCACCAGCGGGGTCATCAAGGCGCCACCCGCAGTGGTCAAGCTGCTGTCCGGTTCAGGCTGGATCATCGTTGCCCTGCTGTATGTGGCCGTCATCGCCACTATTTTCTTCTCTTTCATGCACCTCTTCGTGCCGTCCACAGCGTAG
- the ndk gene encoding nucleoside-diphosphate kinase produces MSIERTLVLVKPDGVARNLGGTILARIEAKGYTLAELKKVNATRELLEQHYEEHVGKPFYEPLVEFMLSGPVIAAVFEGHRVIEGFRSLAGTTDPTTAAPGTIRGDFGRDWGLAVQQNLVHGSDSVDSAEREIKIWFKG; encoded by the coding sequence GTGAGCATTGAACGGACCCTTGTTCTGGTCAAGCCCGACGGCGTCGCCCGCAACCTGGGCGGAACCATCCTCGCCCGGATCGAAGCCAAGGGCTACACCCTGGCGGAGCTGAAGAAGGTCAACGCGACCCGTGAGCTGCTTGAGCAGCACTACGAGGAACACGTGGGCAAGCCGTTCTATGAGCCACTGGTTGAGTTCATGCTGAGCGGACCGGTCATCGCAGCAGTCTTCGAAGGCCACCGCGTGATCGAAGGCTTCCGCTCGCTGGCCGGAACTACGGATCCCACGACGGCTGCGCCTGGCACCATCCGCGGTGACTTCGGCCGCGACTGGGGCCTGGCAGTCCAGCAGAACCTCGTCCACGGCTCGGATTCAGTCGACTCTGCCGAACGTGAGATCAAGATCTGGTTCAAGGGCTAA
- a CDS encoding DUF4233 domain-containing protein has product MAKMTKAQREWRPGMPKKRRSTKVMFASTVLLLEAFVAFFGTLAVFGLRRGEVDPGIILGVGIALTVVLVLACAVLSKPWGIALGWGLQVVLILTGFAEPTMFIVGILFAICWWYGIRAGMRIDREVAQRDREQAEWDAAHGDQADPQTP; this is encoded by the coding sequence ATGGCGAAAATGACCAAGGCTCAGCGCGAATGGCGGCCCGGCATGCCCAAGAAGCGCCGGTCCACCAAAGTAATGTTCGCTTCCACCGTGCTCCTGCTTGAAGCGTTCGTCGCGTTCTTCGGTACTCTGGCGGTTTTCGGCTTGAGGCGCGGGGAAGTTGATCCGGGCATCATTTTGGGTGTCGGTATAGCACTGACGGTGGTGCTGGTTCTGGCCTGTGCCGTGCTCTCGAAGCCGTGGGGCATCGCCCTCGGCTGGGGGCTGCAGGTGGTGCTGATCCTGACGGGCTTCGCCGAACCCACTATGTTCATTGTGGGGATCCTGTTTGCCATCTGCTGGTGGTACGGAATCAGGGCTGGAATGCGGATTGACCGCGAGGTGGCACAACGTGACCGCGAGCAGGCCGAATGGGACGCAGCCCATGGTGACCAAGCAGACCCGCAAACCCCGTAA
- a CDS encoding folylpolyglutamate synthase/dihydrofolate synthase family protein, with protein MSDEFSVESVYAELLGRAPENKMEPRLAPLFRAMDVLGEPNKAYPIIHITGTNGKTSTARMIEAGLRAHGLSTGRYTSPHLSKVTERISIDGEPVPDATFVRIWDEIRPYLEIVDSELVADNQPRLTYFECLTILGFAVFADQPVDVAVMEVGLGGITDATNVGDGQVSVITPISLDHTDLLGDTTEDIAYEKSGIIKPGGFLVSAAQPVDAAQVLLEKAREVDVPFRFEGVEFGVESRSVAVGGQVLTIQGLAGRYEDLLLPLHGAHQAENAAVAVAALEAFFGGGEKELDADVLKEAFGTVTSPGRLEVVRTAPTVVVDAAHNPDGIRVSSEAIQEAFSFSKLVVVVGVLREKDAEEILKTLKESLGGLAEEFCFTQSNSARAVPAAELAELAVDLGFGEDNVHIAEKLDDALEWAVERAESNDDLAGGVLVTGSITVVAEARILLGKASA; from the coding sequence ATGTCTGACGAATTCTCGGTTGAAAGCGTCTATGCAGAACTCCTGGGCCGTGCCCCGGAAAACAAGATGGAACCGCGCCTTGCTCCCTTGTTCCGTGCCATGGACGTGCTGGGGGAGCCGAACAAGGCTTACCCGATCATCCACATCACCGGCACCAACGGCAAGACGTCCACGGCCCGCATGATCGAAGCCGGACTTCGTGCCCACGGGCTGAGTACCGGCCGCTACACCAGCCCGCACCTGTCCAAAGTGACGGAGCGCATTAGCATTGACGGTGAGCCGGTGCCGGATGCGACCTTCGTGCGTATCTGGGACGAGATCCGTCCTTACCTGGAAATCGTGGATAGCGAACTTGTTGCCGATAACCAGCCGCGGCTGACCTACTTCGAATGCCTGACCATCCTGGGCTTCGCGGTGTTCGCCGACCAGCCCGTTGATGTTGCCGTCATGGAAGTTGGCCTTGGCGGCATCACCGATGCCACGAACGTCGGCGACGGCCAAGTCTCAGTGATCACGCCGATCTCCTTGGACCACACGGATCTCTTGGGTGACACCACTGAGGACATCGCCTACGAGAAGTCCGGCATCATCAAGCCGGGCGGCTTCCTGGTGAGCGCCGCTCAGCCGGTGGACGCTGCGCAGGTCCTGTTGGAGAAAGCCCGCGAAGTGGATGTGCCGTTCCGCTTCGAGGGCGTTGAATTCGGCGTGGAGTCCCGCAGCGTTGCCGTGGGGGGCCAGGTCCTGACTATTCAGGGCCTCGCAGGACGTTACGAAGACCTGCTGCTGCCCCTGCACGGTGCCCACCAGGCTGAGAACGCGGCTGTAGCCGTTGCGGCTTTGGAAGCATTCTTTGGCGGAGGAGAGAAAGAACTCGACGCCGATGTACTCAAGGAAGCCTTTGGCACCGTGACGTCACCCGGCCGGCTCGAAGTAGTGCGCACTGCGCCCACCGTCGTGGTGGACGCTGCGCACAACCCTGACGGAATCCGCGTCTCCTCCGAAGCAATCCAGGAGGCCTTCAGCTTCAGCAAGCTGGTGGTTGTAGTCGGAGTTCTGCGTGAAAAGGATGCCGAGGAGATCCTCAAGACCCTCAAGGAGTCCCTCGGCGGACTGGCCGAGGAATTCTGCTTCACCCAATCCAACTCGGCCCGCGCCGTGCCTGCAGCCGAACTTGCCGAACTCGCCGTCGACCTCGGATTCGGCGAGGACAACGTTCACATCGCCGAGAAGTTGGACGATGCCCTGGAGTGGGCTGTGGAACGCGCTGAATCCAACGATGACCTTGCAGGCGGCGTCCTGGTGACGGGTTCCATCACCGTGGTGGCCGAAGCAAGGATCCTGCTCGGAAAGGCAAGTGCCTAA